Proteins encoded in a region of the Prunus persica cultivar Lovell chromosome G4, Prunus_persica_NCBIv2, whole genome shotgun sequence genome:
- the LOC18779194 gene encoding F-box/kelch-repeat protein At3g23880, whose translation MAHSFPEEIIQNILIRLSVKSLIKCTSVCKAWRSMIINQSFIHAHLNPTVDFDNQNDIDLLLLHRISGSNSLNYYQNTVINKVKDEVHSVHHDNRAFDVYSKIEFPISAKKNYGNSHLRVVGTCDGLICLADDVPSYAYNFIIWNPAIKKSVTLPRPGITYQTHGGYDASIGFGFDATTNDYKVVRVVTLLDDDDETPTLAEVYSLATGTWTSLGCVSPACLIDKAASSAFVNGVLHWPVVCQTDVDFYYIILTFDLGKEVFSQIPMPKIIQWDVNLGLQLSVSDNKKSIALFMRPNNREDFYVDYGREDSVLDIWVMKEYGREESWTKLVTLNPQGPETIFLSALCFRKSGELLLLLKEEERQELVSLDLVSEQFKLLGISGYKYCTGHFYKESLLLLDKSHAESY comes from the coding sequence ATGGCACACTCTTTTCCCGAGGAAATCATACAAAATATCCTAATTAGGCTATCCGTTAAATCTCTGATCAAATGCACTTCAGTCTGCAAGGCATGGAGGTCCATGATCATAAACCAAAGCTTTATTCACGCACACCTCAACCCAACTGTGGACTTTGATAACCAGAATGACATTGACCTCCTCCTACTCCACAGAATTTCTGGTAGCAATAGCCTCAACTACTACCAAAACACGGTCATTAACAAGGTAAAAGACGAGGTTCACTCTGTGCATCATGATAACCGGGCGTTTGATGTGTACTCGAAGATCGAATTTCCAATTTCCGCAAAGAAAAACTATGGCAATTCACATCTTCGTGTGGTTGGCACTTGTGATGGGCTAATTTGCCTTGCGGATGATGTCCCGTCTTATGCTTACAACTTCATTATATGGAACCCAGCCATTAAAAAGTCAGTGACCCTTCCCAGGCCAGGTATTACCTATCAGACTCATGGTGGCTACGATGCTTCTATTGGGTTCGGTTTTGATGCTACAACCAATGACTATAAGGTTGTGCGAGTTGTGACTTTATTGGATGACGATGATGAGACGCCAACTCTAGCTGAGGTTTATTCCCTAGCCACCGGCACATGGACGAGTCTTGGTTGTGTTTCTCCTGCATGTCTAATAGATAAAGCTGCATCCAGTGCTTTTGTCAATGGGGTTCTTCATTGGCCTGTAGTCTGTCAAACAGATGTTGACTTTTACTATATTATATTGACATTTGATCTGGGCAAGGAGGTGTTCAGTCAGATACCTATGCCGAAGATTATTCAATGGGATGTCAATTTGGGATTGCAATTGTCTGTTTCAGATAACAAAAAATCTATTGCTTTGTTCATGAGGCCCAACAATCGTGAAGATTTCTATGTGGATTATGGGCGTGAAGATTCTGTTCTTGATATATGGGTGATGAAAGAGTATGGCAGAGAGGAATCATGGACCAAATTGGTTACTCTCAATCCACAAGGTCCAGAAACAATTTTCCTCAGCGCCTTATGTTTTAGGAAGAGTGGGGAATTACTGTTACTgctcaaagaagaagagaggcaGGAACTAGTATCACTAGACCTTGTGAGCGAACAGTTTAAACTTCTTGGGATTTCTGGATATAAATATTGTACTGGTCATTTTTATAAAGAGAGCCTCCTCTTACTCGACAAGAGCCATGCAGAGTCTTACTAA